In Pirellulales bacterium, a single window of DNA contains:
- a CDS encoding sialidase family protein gives MKAIRLGFCAPVFICSCAAAALAADVVGIAPAKDLPGAQQPQLAVSPGGTIYMAFGSGNSIFCTSSASGTRFEPPKKIGESGVMALGMRRGPRIAASEKSVVVTAVVGEQGHGRDGDLLAWHSSSGGDHWSGPVKINTVPGSAREGLHHLTVAPDGTFYCVWLDLREKTAQVYGAASGDGGETWHDEKMIYRSPEGPVCQCCQPQATFDRDGGLHVMWRNNLAGARDMYLANSGDNGRSFDRAKKLGRGTWPLNACPMDGGGIACDTDGTVHTIWRRDHDLYSCTPGKMELPLGRGQQGWAASGPGGVYFIWIERRPGAVMLLPPHADAPVKLADAASDPVIAGPVNGMGPIVAAWQTDSSDGDRIQATVLTRRK, from the coding sequence ATGAAAGCGATTCGCCTGGGCTTCTGCGCCCCAGTCTTTATATGTTCCTGCGCTGCTGCGGCGCTCGCCGCGGATGTTGTTGGAATTGCACCGGCAAAGGATTTGCCCGGCGCCCAGCAACCACAGTTGGCGGTCAGTCCCGGCGGAACGATCTACATGGCGTTCGGTTCGGGAAACTCAATCTTCTGCACTTCGTCGGCCAGCGGCACACGCTTTGAGCCACCGAAAAAGATCGGCGAATCGGGCGTCATGGCACTCGGCATGCGCCGCGGCCCACGAATCGCGGCATCCGAGAAGTCTGTTGTCGTCACAGCGGTCGTCGGCGAGCAAGGGCACGGCCGCGATGGCGATTTATTGGCTTGGCATTCCAGTAGCGGTGGCGACCATTGGTCGGGGCCCGTGAAAATCAACACGGTGCCCGGTTCGGCGCGCGAGGGACTACATCATTTGACGGTCGCGCCCGACGGGACGTTTTACTGCGTTTGGCTCGACCTACGTGAGAAGACCGCCCAGGTGTATGGGGCGGCCTCCGGCGACGGCGGCGAAACGTGGCACGACGAGAAAATGATCTATCGCTCGCCGGAGGGCCCGGTTTGTCAATGTTGCCAGCCGCAAGCGACCTTTGATCGCGATGGCGGCCTGCATGTGATGTGGCGCAACAATCTGGCCGGCGCCCGCGACATGTATCTAGCCAACTCTGGAGACAACGGCCGCAGTTTCGATCGCGCCAAGAAGCTGGGGCGCGGGACGTGGCCGCTCAATGCTTGTCCTATGGATGGCGGCGGGATCGCGTGCGACACCGACGGCACGGTCCACACGATTTGGCGTCGCGATCACGATTTGTATTCCTGCACGCCGGGGAAAATGGAATTGCCGCTGGGTCGGGGCCAGCAAGGTTGGGCGGCGAGCGGTCCTGGCGGCGTCTACTTCATCTGGATCGAAAGGCGGCCGGGCGCCGTGATGCTGCTGCCTCCGCACGCTGACGCGCCGGTGAAACTTGCCGACGCCGCATCGGACCCGGTCATCGCGGGGCCGGTGAACGGCATGGGACCGATCGTCGCCGCGTGGCAGACGGATAGTTCAGACGGCGACCGAATTCAAGCAACCGTGCTCACGCG